ACATTTATTCTTATCATCCGAACTATAGTAGTATTTCAAAGGAACGTCACTGTTGCTGACAATCTGGTAAAACGAAGAAGATATCTTCACTTTCGATAACCCTTCCCCATATAGTTTTTTGAATGCTTCAGCATCACTTGGGTCCTTAAAAGCGACAATATATATTCTATTCCTAAATTGTGCGATTCCTGAATGGTCCTTGCTATTGAGCACAGCTGAAAATATGTGAGGATATTTGGCTTCTTTGAGATGATCCATTAGGATTGAAAAGGTTTTCCCGTCGTCGAAAGTCTTCAGATTGCCAACATTTTCAAGAAATATGGCCCTAGGTTGAAAATTTTTTGCAATCCTGATTATTTCCTTGAACATCGGGAGGCCCCGTTTATCATTAAGGCCGTTCATGTGCCCAGCGACGGAATAAGGCTGGCAAGGGAATCCACCTCCAAGAACGTCCACTTTATATGGCGGGTAAAATTTACAGATGTCTCCTTCAGATAAGTTGAGATTTTTGTTGATTTTGGACATGTTGTGGCGATACGTCTGGCACGCATATTTATCGAGCTCGTTAGCCCATTCTAAGGTAAACCCGGCTTGGCTGAATCCAATA
The DNA window shown above is from Methanomassiliicoccaceae archaeon and carries:
- the dcm gene encoding DNA (cytosine-5-)-methyltransferase, encoding MGNGKGYTFGSLFAGIGGICIGFSQAGFTLEWANELDKYACQTYRHNMSKINKNLNLSEGDICKFYPPYKVDVLGGGFPCQPYSVAGHMNGLNDKRGLPMFKEIIRIAKNFQPRAIFLENVGNLKTFDDGKTFSILMDHLKEAKYPHIFSAVLNSKDHSGIAQFRNRIYIVAFKDPSDAEAFKKLYGEGLSKVKISSSFYQIVSNSDVPLKYYYSSDDKNKCRSIRYNEHFVPNVTEKGVFYQYRRNKMRANKNGLCPALTASMGAGGHNVPIIIDDCGIRKLMPLECLKAQGFPDWYNFPDDMADCHKYKQVGNSVTVPVIERFANLIHKAFEDADAKQ